The Schizosaccharomyces pombe strain 972h- genome assembly, chromosome: I genome contains a region encoding:
- the rad15 gene encoding transcription factor TFIIH complex subunit Rad15  (transcription factor TFIIH complex DNA helicase (human ERCC2) subunit Rad15): protein MKFYIDDLPILFPYPRIYPEQYQYMCDLKHSLDAGGIALLEMPSGTGKTISLLSLIVSYQQHYPEHRKLIYCSRTMSEIDKALAELKRLMAYRTSQLGYEEPFLGLGLTSRKNLCLHPSVRREKNGNVVDARCRSLTAGFVREQRLAGMDVPTCEFHDNLEDLEPHSLISNGVWTLDDITEYGEKTTRCPYFTVRRMLPFCNVIIYSYHYLLDPKIAERVSRELSKDCIVVFDEAHNIDNVCIESLSIDLTESSLRKASKSILSLEQKVNEVKQSDSKKLQDEYQKLVRGLQDANAANDEDQFMANPVLPEDVLKEAVPGNIRRAEHFIAFLKRFVEYLKTRMKVLHVIAETPTSFLQHVKDITFIDKKPLRFCAERLTSLVRALQISLVEDFHSLQQVVAFATLVATYERGFILILEPFETENATVPNPILRFSCLDASIAIKPVFERFRSVIITSGTLSPLDMYPKMLQFNTVMQESYGMSLARNCFLPMVVTRGSDQVAISSKFEARNDPSVVRNYGNILVEFSKITPDGLVAFFPSYLYLESIVSSWQSMGILDEVWKYKLILVETPDPHETTLALETYRAACSNGRGAVLLSVARGKVSEGVDFDHHYGRAVIMFGIPYQYTESRVLKARLEFLRDTYQIREADFLTFDAMRHAAQCLGRVLRGKDDHGIMVLADKRYGRSDKRTKLPKWIQQYITEGATNLSTDMSLALAKKFLRTMAQPFTASDQEGISWWSLDDLLIHQKKALKSAAIEQSKHEDEMDIDVVET, encoded by the coding sequence ATGAAGTTCTATATTGACGATCTACCTATTCTGTTTCCTTATCCACGCATCTATCCCGAGCAGTATCAGTATATGTGTGATTTGAAACATTCTTTGGATGCGGGAGGCATTGCGCTCTTAGAAATGCCTTCGGGTACTGGAAAGACCATTTCTCTTTTGTCCCTTATTGTTTCATATCAACAACATTATCCTGAGCATCGCAAGCTCATCTATTGTTCACGTACCATGTCGGAAATTGATAAAGCATTAGCTGAATTGAAGCGTTTAATGGCGTATCGGACTTCACAGTTAGGATATGAAGAACCATTTTTGGGTCTCGGACTAACCAGTCgcaaaaatttatgtttaCACCCTTCTGTTCGTCgtgaaaaaaatgggaaTGTGGTAGATGCCCGTTGTCGCTCACTTACGGCGGGTTTTGTGCGGGAGCAAAGATTGGCTGGTATGGATGTTCCTACTTGTGAGTTCCACGACAATTTGGAAGATCTTGAGCCACACAGCCTTATATCTAACGGTGTTTGGACCCTTGATGATATCACAGAATACGGCGAAAAAACTACACGATGCCCCTATTTTACTGTACGTCGTATGCTACCGTTTTGTAatgttattatttattcgtATCATTATTTACTAGACCCCAAAATTGCTGAACGAGTTTCTCGAGAACTCAGTAAAGATTGCattgttgtttttgatGAAGCACACAATATTGACAATGTGTGTATTGAGTCTTTAAGTATTGATTTGACAGAATCTTCTTTGAGAAAAGCTTCGAAGAGCATTTTGTCTCTTGAGCAAAAAGTCAACGAAGTAAAACAGTCTGACTCAAAAAAACTTCAGGATGAATACCAAAAGCTTGTTCGGGGCCTTCAAGATGCTAATGCCGCAAATGACGAAGACCAGTTTATGGCGAATCCCGTTTTGCCTGAGGATGTTTTAAAGGAAGCTGTTCCTGGAAATATTCGACGAGCCGAACAttttattgcatttttGAAGCGTTTTGtagaatatttaaaaacaaggaTGAAAGTTTTGCACGTTATTGCTGAAACAccaacttcttttttgcaaCATGTTAAAGACATTACATTTATAGACAAAAAGCCGCTTCGGTTTTGCGCTGAGCGACTCACTAGTCTTGTTCGTGCCTTACAAATTTCACTAGTTGAAGATTTTCATTCTTTGCAGCAAGTAGTAGCTTTTGCGACCCTTGTTGCTACTTATGAGCGTGGATTTATCCTAATTTTGGAACCCTTTGAAACAGAAAATGCTACAGTTCCCAATCCAATATTGCGGTTTTCCTGTCTTGACGCCTCAATAGCTATTAAACCAGTTTTCGAAAGATTTAGGTCTGTGATTATCACGAGTGGTACTTTATCCCCCCTCGATATGTACCCCAAGATGTTGCAGTTTAATACTGTTATGCAGGAATCGTATGGAATGTCACTTGCACGAAACTGTTTCCTTCCTATGGTAGTTACTCGGGGTAGCGATCAAGTAgctatttcttcaaaatttgaagccCGTAATGATCCTAGTGTTGTTCGCAATTACGGTAATATACTGGTTGAGTTTTCGAAAATTACACCTGATGGCTTAGTCGCATTTTTTCCAAGTTATCTCTACCTTGAAAGTATTGTTTCTAGTTGGCAAAGTATGGGTATTCTAGATGAAGTCTGGAAGTATAAGTTGATTTTGGTGGAAACACCAGATCCTCATGAAACAACTCTCGCCTTAGAGACTTACCGGGCTGCTTGCAGCAATGGCCGTGGAGCAGTATTGCTGTCAGTCGCTAGAGGAAAAGTCTCAGAAGGAGTGGATTTTGATCATCATTATGGTAGAGCAGTAATCATGTTTGGTATTCCGTATCAGTATACTGAGAGTCGTGTTTTAAAAGCACGGTTAGAATTTCTGAGGGATACGTATCAAATTCGGGAAGCAGATTTCTTAACATTTGATGCCATGCGGCATGCTGCCCAATGTTTAGGTCGCGTTTTGCGTGGAAAAGATGATCATGGAATTATGGTGTTAGCAGATAAACGATATGGTCGGTCTGATAAGCGTACAAAATTACCTAAATGGATTCAACAGTATATAACCGAAGGCGCTACAAATTTAAGCACTGATATGTCCCTCGCTTTGgcgaaaaaatttttacgaACTATGGCACAGCCTTTCACTGCGTCTGATCAGGAAGGGATTTCTTGGTGGAGTCTTGATGATTTGTTGATTCATCAGAAGAAAGCATTGAAGTCTGCGGCTATAGAACAATCCAAACATGAGGATGAGATGGATATTGATGTGGTTGAAACTTAA
- the byr1 gene encoding MAP kinase kinase Byr1, with the protein MFKRRRNPKGLVLNPNASVKSSDNDHKEELINNQKSFESNVEAFMEQCAHMNRRPAWISDLDNSSLEVVRHLGEGNGGAVSLVKHRNIFMARKTVYVGSDSKLQKQILRELGVLHHCRSPYIVGFYGAFQYKNNISLCMEYMDCGSLDAILREGGPIPLDILGKIINSMVKGLIYLYNVLHIIHRDLKPSNVVVNSRGEIKLCDFGVSGELVNSVAQTFVGTSTYMSPERIRGGKYTVKSDIWSLGISIIELATQELPWSFSNIDDSIGILDLLHCIVQEEPPRLPSSFPEDLRLFVDACLHKDPTLRASPQQLCAMPYFQQALMINVDLASWASNFRSS; encoded by the coding sequence ATGTTTAAACGACGTCGAAATCCAAAAGGTCTTGTGTTGAATCCTAACGCCTCTGTTAAAAGCTCTGATAATGATCATAAGGAAGAGTTAATTAACAATcaaaaaagctttgaatCCAATGTCGAAGCATTTATGGAGCAATGTGCGCATATGAATCGACGCCCAGCTTGGATATCTGATTTGGACAATAGCAGTTTGGAAGTAGTGAGGCATTTGGGAGAGGGAAATGGTGGGGCTGTTTCATTGGTAAAGCatagaaatatttttatggCTAGGAAAACAGTTTATGTTGGGTCAGACTCTAAACTTCAGAAGCAGATTTTGCGAGAGTTAGGTGTTCTACACCACTGTCGTTCACCCTACATAGTCGGTTTTTATGGAGCTTTTCAGTATAAAAACAACATTTCATTATGTATGGAATACATGGATTGCGGATCGCTTGATGCAATTCTTCGGGAGGGAGGTCCTATTCCGTTAGATATTCTAggaaaaattataaattctATGGTGAAGGGtctcatttatttatacaaCGTTTTACATATCATTCACAGGGATTTAAAGCCTAGCAACGTTGTCGTCAACTCTCGTGGTGAAATAAAGTTATGCGATTTTGGAGTTTCAGGTGAACTAGTTAACTCGGTTGCTCAAACGTTTGTGGGGACTTCAACTTATATGTCTCCTGAACGAATTAGAGGTGGAAAATATACAGTCAAAAGTGATATTTGGTCTCTAGGAATCAGCATTATTGAACTTGCCACCCAAGAATTACCTTGGTCGTTTTCGAATATCGATGATTCAATAGGGATCCTAGATTTGCTTCATTGTATTGTTCAAGAAGAACCACCTAGACTTCCATCTTCGTTTCCTGAAGACCTCAGACTTTTCGTTGATGCCTGTTTACATAAAGACCCTACACTTCGCGCCTCTCCACAACAACTCTGTGCGATGCCATATTTTCAACAGGCTCTTATGATTAATGTTGACCTTGCTTCTTGGGCCTCCAACTTTAGATCCTCGTAA
- the tho2 gene encoding THO complex subunit Tho2, translating to MTSLPEKDQQGEVSVSENQKKLSEEWEPYIDKLVASNRTRDERVESIQELFQKCVIEEKLPVDIFFSIFSLAFERLEEKNTLASYVIDTLWLFDTEWIKNFHEGSHDKAEKRLVSIGKGLKEFLPEEWLLSRLDCKFLENINVVPNGDFLNRKIVRTNTSLLYRQKKFNLLREESEGFSHLMINFFDALTCLRNKSLNEDYLIVQVNKSIISTIGAFDLDPNKVLDLILLLFSENLLDSWRFFLSILRNSPWGPNKERKFWNQLPDREKETFLNNLSNANGIFNFDERFTNTKSIMSQVLGHNLQYMYKEDDENLESYFMMVALLIKYNFISIDNIWAHLSPSDEELGKELGKYKDKLDEQTFKAKGNALTMAAPLPDDEIEDGETMDGQKAEAVPEIKKAKPSQKLGLLKSLLSIGDLSSSLLILGRYPFLLRAYPELSNLYHKLLHISISSIYANYSPLKLLPNDVRERLKQPKFIPEDSRLREITLRPPKEKNLVFSLDPFADRFNKTESEVFYYFENYDEDIPILRNLTEFYNIAIPWLRLSGLALCHDPVIVTKLCRIGQKCVDNSSESRTLWLDIIRSLLLPLITLIDVNTGLSYELFELLSKFDSSTRYALYGEWSSTSMKKFPELKLQNSITEKETKGILRRLTKTNVKQFGRLLAKVCHSNPCTVFSIALNQIETYDNLVEVVVDSARFITALDFDALTFIILSSFSNEFKKRLKSDGTSIAHWLQGLASFCGRVFRRYSSLDCTSIVEYVIKQFKVNQMFDLVILKELLSQMTGLQPWTNLSDNQIQGAAGGPVLRQLSLSLIYENPDVVRKSSMRLFNTLQKNGLATQLLVLLSQKYSTCIYDVTDENSHLKLISSLQDECSDVLYLLMEFLNMVCSPKSYYKLIPSFEQLIQDFHIQPQVAFYLSRYKNLDHSLTGSNTEDAMDIDYENTSSPNTASNPVWSIDNSVITELLPKQIWDYFSPNFYLTFWKLSLYDVFVPLERYEFERSRAFDQIRQTDAANTFYSRHRHDRQKIMQLSNSLQNELKEHINSLESVRKVLQGDCVKWFIPNGVFPNGTRLEHARFNCARYLWTLCIAPRLKMSPHDALYCAKFVKLLHSLGTPNFSTMSFLEILFNSQLPSFIFSMTQREADNFGRFLYEVLYDITSWYRDKILYERECLANGALPGFRLYWSDEQNDPDLSAVLPYNKFVLLFSKWHKYLTSYFESCLLSTEYMHIYNSVIILEKILPCFPLIIESGSALKRAAERLKDEEKREDLKVLALGYFAKLSKKQPEWVSFNSFSGTVRPSNSEKLQRPQQLSVAATSAVDSKTASISEEQAKIDKQKVALNPSAPEFVPDSTPSDAVASETDNKNLVENKAVEKRVEARSSANERKQEERRRKTTPEGNRRALRTRTPTNEDIQRSDSKLREDQSRDRTPQSRSFTNENNDNLRSVSRHTRREPQQAQNLNARREHESQKSDRWRQNGNVNRNPRVSNNNSTNVSRERSSEANHRTSNDNKRDEVTEGKDKNKRQDISGESNSRQNNAISRAGRSNGSNRGNDSRDADGRRSTHYASNKRPRSSDSQSPSNLREEDERENSRRRARQDDRRDRDSRQQRDRPRDRTSRSAREEKRRKIQ from the exons ATGACTTCGTTGCCAGAAAAGGATCAGCAAGGCGAAGTTAGTGTTTCAG aaaatcaaaagaagctCTCAGAGGAATGGGAGCCTTATATTGATAAACTTGTTGCATCTAATAGAACGCGTGACGAACGTGTTGAATCAATCCAAgaattgtttcaaaaatgtgTCATTGAAGAGAAGTTACCAGTAGAcatatttttctctattttttccttagcttttgaaagattggaggaaaaaaatacctTAGCTTCTTATGTAATTGATACGCTTTGGTTATTTGACACAGAGTGGATCAAAAACTTTCACGAAGGAAGTCATGATAAAGCTGAAAAGAGGCTTGTTTCAATTGGAAAAGGACTAAAGGAATTCCTTCCAGAGGAATGGTTGCTTTCTCGCTTGGAttgcaaatttttggaaaatattAATGTCGTTCCTAATGGCGATTTTCTAAATCGGAAAATTGTGCGGACAAATACTTCGCTACTCTACcgccaaaaaaaatttaatttgctTAGAGAAGAAAGTGAAGGATTTTCACATTTAATgataaacttttttgatGCTTTAACTTGTCTTCGCAATAAATCCTTAAACGAAGATTATCTGATCGTTCAAGTAAATAAGTCAATTATCAGTACTATTGGTGCTTTTGATTTAGATCCGAACAAAGTACtggatttgattttgttgcttttttctgaaaattTACTTGATTCGTGGCgctttttcctttctatCTTGAGAAACAGCCCATGGGGTCCGAATAAAGAGCGGAAATTTTGGAATCAGTTACCTGATCGCGAAAAggaaacatttttaaataatctGTCTAATGCTAATggtatttttaattttgacGAGCGATTCACCAATACAAAGAGCATAATGTCTCAAGTTTTGGGTCATAATTTGCAATATATGTATAAAGAAGATGACGAGAATTTGGAATCTTACTTTATGATGGTTGCTTTGTtgattaaatataattttattagcaTTGATAACATATGGGCTCATCTTTCTCCATCAGATGAAGAGCTTGGTAAAGAGTTGGGTAAATATAAGGATAAATTAGATGAACAGACTTTTAAGGCTAAAGGAAATGCTTTAACAATGGCGGCCCCATTGCCCGAcgatgaaattgaagacGGAGAAACCATGGATGGCCAGAAAGCTGAAGCTGTTcctgaaataaaaaaagccaAACCTTCACAGAAGCTGGGTCTActaaaatctttattgtCCATCGGGGATTTATCTTCATCTCTATTAATCTTGGGTCGTTATCCATTTTTGTTGAGGGCGTACCCCGAATTATCTAACTTGTATCACAAACTTTTGCATATTTCTATTTCCTCAATTTATGCAAATTACAGTCCATTGAAATTGTTACCAAATGATGTAAGGGAACGACTTAAACAGCCAAAGTTCATTCCTGAAGACTCTAGGCTTCGAGAAATTACCCTGAGGCCtccaaaggaaaaaaatttagtgTTTTCGTTGGATCCTTTTGCTGATCGATTCAACAAAACTGAAAGTGAGGTGTTTTAttactttgaaaattatgATGAAGATATACCAATTTTACGTAACTTGACAGAGTTCTACAACATAGCTATCCCATGGTTACGTTTGTCAGGGCTTGCTCTGTGTCATGATCCTGTTATAGTGACAAAGCTTTGCCGCATTGGTCAAAAATGTGTCGATAATAGCTCTGAGAGTCGGACATTATGGCTGGATATTATTAGATcgcttcttcttcctctcaTCACACTTATTGATGTCAATACTGGACTTTCCTATGAATTATTTGAGTTGCTGTCAAAGTTTGATTCATCCACTCGATATGCGTTGTATGGTGAATGGTCAAGTACCTCCATGAAAAAGTTTCCGGAGCTAAAGCTACAAAATTCTATCActgaaaaggaaacaaaAGGCATCTTAAGAAGGTTAACGAAAACAAATGTGAAGCAATTTGGTAGATTATTGGCTAAAGTCTGTCATTCGAATCCATGTACTGTGTTTTCGATCGCTTTAAATCAGATTGAAACTTATGATAATTTAGTTGAAGTTGTAGTTGATAGTGCTCGTTTTATTACAGCATTAGACTTTGATGCATTGacatttattattttatcttCCTTTTCCAATGAGTTCAAAAAGCGATTGAAATCTGATGGAACTAGTATAGCTCATTGGCTCCAAGGTTTAGCATCTTTTTGTGGCCGTGTATTCAGAAGATACTCGAGCCTCGATTGCACCTCTATCGTCGAATATGTGATTAAACAGTTTAAAGTGAACCAAATGTTTGACCTTGTtatattgaaagaattgcTTTCGCAGATGACTGGGCTACAACCATGGACAAATCTCTCTGACAATCAGATTCAAGGGGCTGCTGGTGGACCAGTTTTGCGACAACTTAGTTTATCTCTTATATATGAAAATCCGGACGTTGTTCGGAAAAGTTCCATGAGACTTTTTAATACGCTGCAAAAGAACGGATTGGCAACCCAGCTATTGGTACTACTCTCTCAAAAATATTCGACCTGTATATATGATGTTACTGATGAAAACTCTCATTTAAAACTTATTTCTTCTCTTCAAGACGAATGCTCTGATGttctttatcttttaatgGAATTTCTTAATATGGTTTGCTCTCCAAAGAGCTATTATAAATTGATTCCTTCATTTGAGCAATTAATTCAAGATTTTCATATTCAACCTCAGGTTGCATTTTATCTATCGcgttacaaaaatttagatCACAGTTTGACTGGTTCAAATACTGAGGATGCAATGGATATTGATTATGAAAATACTTCATCTCCAAACACTGCTAGCAACCCCGTTTGGAGTATTGACAATTCTGTCATAACTGAGTTATTACCTAAACAAATTTGGGATTATTTTTCAcctaatttttatttaacattttGGAAGCTATCGCTGTATGATGTTTTTGTTCCCTTGGAACGTTATGAGTTTGAGCGTTCTCGGGCTTTTGATCAAATTAGGCAAACTGACGCCGCTAACACATTTTATTCACGACATCGACACGACcgacaaaaaataatgcaaTTGTCTAACAGCTTACAGAATGAACTTAAAGAACACATTAATTCACTTGAGAGTGTAAGAAAAGTTTTGCAAGGTGACTGCGTGAAATGGTTTATTCCAAATGGTGTTTTTCCTAATGGTACAAGACTTGAGCATGCTAGATTCAACTGTGCTCGGTATTTGTGGACACTCTGCATTGCTCCCCGTTTAAAAATGAGCCCACATGATGCTTTGTACTGCGCAAAGTTTGTAAAGCTTTTGCACAGTCTTGGAACACCAAACTTTTCAACTATGtcatttttagaaattttgtttaattcaCAATTGccttcatttattttttcaatgacACAACGAGAGGCTGATAATTTTGGAAGATTTTTATACGAAGTACTCTATGATATTACTAGCTGGTACAGGGACAAAATTCTTTACGAACGCGAATGTTTGGCAAATGGTGCTTTGCCTGGGTTCAGGTTATATTGGTCTGACGAACAAAATGATCCCGATCTTTCCGCTGTCCTTCCTTAtaacaaatttgttttgctaTTTAGTAAATGGCACAAATATCTAACATCTTATTTTGAGTCATGCTTACTATCTACTGAATATATGCATATCTACAATAGTGTCATAATcttggaaaaaattttgccATGTTTCCCATTGATAATTGAAAGTGGCAGTGCTTTGAAACGAGCCGCTGAACGATTAAAGGACGAAGAAAAACGAGAAGATTTAAAGGTTTTGGCTTTGGGGTATTTTGCAAAGCTCTCAAAAAAGCAACCAGAATGggtttcttttaattcattttctggTACTGTAAGGCCGAGTAATTCAGAAAAGCTTCAGAGACCGCAACAACTTTCAGTGGCAGCTACATCAGCAGTTGATTCCAAAACTGCTTCCATATCGGAAGAACAGGCAAAGATTGATAAACAGAAAGTAGCTTTGAATCCTAGTGCACCAGAGTTTGTACCTGATAGTACGCCTTCCGACGCAGTTGCTTCTGAAACTGACAATAAAAATCTTGTTGAGAACAAGGCAGTAGAGAAAAGGGTTGAAGCTAGAAGCTCAGCtaatgaaagaaaacaagaagaaagaCGTAGAAAAACAACTCCTGAAGGAAACAGACGTGCTTTACGAACACGCACCCCTACGAATGAGGATATACAAAGATCAGACAGTAAATTGCGAGAGGATCAGTCTAGAGACCGAACACCTCAATCAAGAAGTTTtacaaatgaaaacaacGATAATTTAAGGAGCGTGTCTCGTCATACTCGACGCGAGCCTCAGCAAGCACAAAACCTAAATGCTAGGCGTGAACATGAATCACAGAAATCTGACAGATGGCGCCAAAATGGAAACGTAAATCGCAACCCTCGAGTGTCTAATAACAATAGCACTAATGTTTCAAGAGAGCGCTCGTCTGAAGCTAATCATAGGACAAGCAACGATAATAAACGTGATGAGGTTACAGAAGGGAAagataaaaacaaaaggcAAGATATTTCTGGCGAGAGTAATTCTCGGCAGAATAATGCTATTAGTCGGGCTGGAAGAAGTAATGGATCTAATAGGGGAAATGATTCCAGAGATGCAGATGGTCGTCGTAGCACTCATTATGCTTCAAATAAACGTCCCCGATCTTCGGATAGTCAAAGCCCGAGCAACCTACGAGAGGAAgatgaaagagaaaattcTCGTCGTAGGGCCAGGCAAGACGACCGAAGGGATCGGGATTCACGACAGCAAAGAGATCGTCCACGGGATAGAACATCTCGATCTGCTCgagaagagaaaagaagaaaaattcaatGA
- the tsc1 gene encoding Rheb GAP, hamartin Tsc1: MPLQSLVKALWNVLHEEESEGYPDLTELIAEVESYQQRYPKQNPTNSQKIRHILDEIYEKTPFNNTRRRILWLAVLKTVIPLLILDRQAVGEWWDQIFFPFLNSPTQLKPVFSDLKSILFYILIFHDEDEWGGDLRRECAEETITRLVDLYVSKAIENLGDVESQEQRNQTIECLVNVLVHYGIQRPKELSSCFCHHFLNPPTRIPILSVMVEVIRRQGPRLYEIPQTGFYDLVLKCAEFDTSPILLSYALSFILMILSHICNSLDDSLYRLFCIYLRFSMIDPTSGFPSSTASGNWEVFHDFMSTYASTTTSQTDSSYNDVHDIVGSSQPDYLESLDYSQLFSILYALYPINFLEFLRDPKLYASKHNFQIRYSFNQELLSTKSDGLLGRHLAHSNFLKYTAETELTDKSRWTRLDSIAVVALCNSLNAVGIAESVMDPFGGKLPTTYEETSSATGLLAYPNESHDIASEPFSISWPQNPSISGSVHSATTFDKAQLSNTEDSYDNISHGTSYSEGVSSIHMVKGERGSNNLELTSESLSSTNDTIRRLQRDLLFLQNELRFEKFVRQQHLQNIGKLHREHILDMAVESERQKLLLTNKRYKAQIELLNSEIDKHRSESQAALNRRVKWENDFNNKIKALREEKKAWKSEESELKSSIESLISQLESIRNSQIDIAFSKNQLELKLQLYETKLKEYEQHLSCVNISKKQVSSSSDTSFGNTKMDSSMILSNSEAVSDEQERELIESEKHRMKLESENLHLQANIELLKKDLEAINVVYEAKIFDLEKRLSSEANAPELHNPVNLNYDAQLSKISEIKENYDELLTRYRELEGKFLESQAEVEELKNFQKPLVDTGSSIHSSPGLQQSKFIIRNDSLHPKVGPPRRQSTDTSRSTFRQY; this comes from the coding sequence ATGCCGCTGCAATCGCTAGTCAAAGCATTATGGAACGTCCTTCATGAAGAAGAATCGGAAGGCTATCCCGATTTGACTGAGTTAATTGCGGAAGTTGAGTCGTATCAGCAGCGTTATCCCAAACAAAACCCCACTAACtcacaaaaaataagaCACATCTTGGACGAGATCTACGAAAAGACGCCGTTCAATAATACAAGGCGACGGATACTATGGCTAGCTGTGTTGAAAACGGTTATACCGTTGTTGATTTTGGATCGCCAAGCAGTTGGTGAATGGTGGGACCAGatcttttttcctttcttgAATTCTCCTACCCAATTGAAACCGGTATTTAGTGActtgaaaagtattttattttacattttaatttttcacgACGAGGATGAATGGGGTGGAGACTTGAGACGGGAGTGCGCTGAGGAAACTATCACTCGTTTGGTTGACCTTTACGTTTCTAAAGCTATCGAAAATCTAGGTGACGTGGAATCTCAAGAGCAAAGGAATCAAACTATTGAATGCTTGGTTAATGTTCTCGTCCATTATGGGATACAGAGACCAAAGGAACtttcttcttgtttttgtcatcattttttaaatcctcCAACCCGAATCCCTATTTTATCAGTTATGGTTGAAGTAATACGGCGGCAAGGTCCTCGTTTATATGAAATACCACAGACTGGCTTCTATGACcttgttttaaaatgtgCGGAATTTGATACTTCACCAATCTTACTGTCGTATGCATTATCTTTCATCCTTATGATACTGTCTCACATTTGTAACTCCTTAGACGATTCCTTATATAGATTGTTCTGTATCTATCTTCGATTTTCAATGATTGACCCGACCTCTGGCTTCCCATCGTCTACTGCGTCTGGTAATTGGGAGGTGTTTCACGATTTTATGTCAACGTATGCCTCAACTACCACCTCTCAAACAGATAGCTCTTACAATGATGTTCATGATATTGTTGGTTCTTCTCAACCAGATTATCTCGAAAGTCTTGACTACTCTCAacttttctcaattttgtACGCTCTGTACCCTATAAACTTTTTAGAGTTTCTTCGGGATCCTAAGTTGTATGCTTCTAAACATAATTTCCAAATACGTTATTCCTTTAATCAAGAACTCCTCTCCACAAAGTCGGATGGTCTTCTCGGTAGACATTTGGCACATTctaattttcttaaatatACAGCAGAAACAGAACTTACCGATAAATCCCGTTGGACAAGACTTGATTCTATTGCTGTAGTGGCCCTATGTAATAGTCTTAACGCTGTTGGAATAGCCGAAAGTGTTATGGATCCTTTTGGTGGTAAGCTTCCCACCACTTATGAAGAGACAAGTTCAGCTACTGGATTATTGGCCTATCCAAATGAAAGCCATGATATTGCTTCTGAGCCTTTTTCCATATCTTGGCCTCAAAATCCATCAATATCGGGTTCTGTTCATTCCGCGACTACATTTGACAAAGCCCAATTATCAAATACTGAAGATTCTTATGATAATATTTCGCATGGTACATCATATAGTGAAGGTGTTTCCTCAATTCACATGGTTAAAGGTGAACGCGGCTCAAATAATTTGGAACTGACTAGTGAAAGTTTGAGCAGCACGAACGATACAATTCGACGCTTACAAAGGGATCTGCTATTTCTTCAGAATGAGCTCcgttttgaaaaatttgttcGTCAGCAGCACTTGCAAAATATTGGAAAGCTTCATCGTGAGCACATACTAGATATGGCTGTGGAATCAGAAAGgcaaaaattgcttttaacCAACAAAAGATATAAAGCTCAGATAGAGTTACTGAATTCTGAAATTGACAAACATCGCTCAGAATCACAGGCAGCTCTAAATCGTAGGGTTAAGTGggaaaatgattttaacaacaaaataaaagcgTTAcgagaagaaaagaaagcttGGAAAAGTGAAGAATCAGAACTCAAATCATCAATTGAATCATTAATCTCGCAATTGGAATCAATACGAAATTCTCAAATTGACATTgcgttttcaaaaaatcaactgGAGTTGAAGCTTCAACTCTATGAAACTAAGTTGAAAGAATATGAACAGCATTTGAGCTGCGTTAATATCTCCAAAAAGCAAGTCTCTTCGAGCTCTGATACTTCTTTTGGAAATACGAAGATGGACAGTAGTATGATTCTCTCTAACAGTGAAGCTGTTAGTGATGAGCAAGAAAGAGAGTTGATCGAGTCAGAAAAACATCGAATGAAACTGGAATCAGAAAACTTGCATCTTCAAGCTAATATTGAGCTACTGAAAAAGGACCTGGAAGCCATTAATGTTGTTTACGAGGCTAAGATTTttgatttggaaaaacGACTTTCATCTGAAGCGAACGCACCTGAGTTGCATAATCCTGTCAACTTAAATTACGACGCTCAGTTGTCTAAAATATCcgaaataaaagaaaattacgATGAGCTATTAACGCGGTACCGTGAGTTGGAGGGCAAGTTTTTAGAATCACAAGCTGAGGTcgaagaattaaaaaactttcaaaaacCGCTTGTTGATACTGGAAGCTCAATACACAGTAGCCCTGGTTTGCAACAAAGCAAGTTCATAATTCGTAATGACTCTTTGCATCCTAAAGTTGGCCCGCCACGTAGACAGTCTACTGATACAAGTCGTTCTACGTTTCGCCAATACTAA